DNA from Dokdonella koreensis DS-123:
TGACTGGATGGTCGGTACAGTACGCGACCGGCTCGTCGACGGCCTGGACGCCGATCGACCTGACCGACGTCCTGCTGCAGCCGGGCCACTACTACCTGATCCAGGGGGCGGTCGGGTCCGCCGGCACGCCCGCGCTTCCGGCGCCGGACGCGACGACGGACCTTCGCCTCAACAACCTGACCGGTCGGGTGGCGCTGGTGCGCACGGGAACGCTGCTGGACGGCGCGGGGTGTCCGACGAACACGGGCGATCTGGTCGACTTCCTTCGCTATTCGGCGGCGTCGGTCGATGCCTGTGGCTGGGGAACCGGGGCGCCCACGCCCACCTCGGCGCTGGCACTCAAGCGCCTGGGCGAGGGCTGTTCCGCCAGCCACGACAACAGCCGGGATTTCTCGCGGCAGACGCCGACACCGCGCACGACGGCGAGTCCCGCGCATGCCTGCGTGCAGCTGAACATCGAAGCCATCGGCGGCACGCCGCAATCGACCGATCCGAACACGGCATTCGCCGTGCCGCTGACCGTACGGGTGACCGACGAAGGCGGTGCGCCGGCGGACAACGTCACCGTGAGTTTCGCCGCGCCGGGCAGCGGCGCCAGTGCCGCGCTGTCGGCGGCGACGGCGACGACGAACGCGGCCGGCGAAGCCAGCATCACCGCGACCGCCAACGCGATCACCGGCCACTATCAGGTGACGGCGACCATCGACGGCGCCAGCGTCGGTTTCGAGCTGACCAACGCCCTGTCCAACGTCACGGCGACGGCGATCGGCGGCACACCGCAATCGGCGCGCGTCAATCAGCCGTTCGCGGCGCCGCTGACCGTGCGGCTGACCGCCCAGAACGGCCAGCCGGTCGTGAACGTCGCGGTGACGTTCGCGGCGCCGGGCGGCGCCGCGGCCAGCGCCGCGCTGTCGGCGACCACGGTGACCACGGACAGCAACGGCGAGGCCCGCGTCGACGCCACCGCCAACGGCCGGGCGGGCCGCTACACCGTGTCCGCAACCATTGCCGATGCCCGCGCGGACTTCGTCCTGACCAACACCAACACGGTGGTGATCAGCCAGTTCCAGGCCGGTGACGACGGGTTCGTCGAGCTGTTCAACGCCGGCATCCAACCGCAGGATCTTTCCGGCTGGTCGGTCCAGACGGCGGCCGCCCCGTCTTCGAGCGTCTGGAGCCTGACGCCGCTCACCGGCGTCGTCCTGCAACCGGGCCAGTACTACCTGATTCAAGCGGGACAAGGCGCGGGCTGGCCGGCGTTGCCGGCGCCCGACGTGACCGGTGCCGCATTGGGATTGAGTACCTTCTGGGGCCGCGCTGCCCTGGTGGATACGACCGGTCCGCTGACCGGCACGTGCCCAGCCGATGCACGCATCGTCGATTTCGTCGGCTACGGATCGGGCATGACCTGCTTCTGGGGATCGCCGGCGCCGGCACACAGCGACGTATCGTCCGAGTTGCGCCGCGATCACGGCTGCGCCACCACCGGCGACAACGGTGCTGATTTCGAGGTGGTCTTTCAGCCGGTCCGGCGCAGCACCGCCTCGCCGGTCTACCGGTGCGACCAGATCGACCTGGCGATCTCGGCGATCGGCGGCACGCCCCAGAGCGCACCCGTCCAGCACGGCTTCGCAACCCCGCTGGCGGTACGGGTCGTCAACGGTACCGGCCAGCCCGTCAGCGGCGTCGAAGTCGCGTTCGCCGCGCCGGCAGCCGGTGCCGCCGCGATCCTGTCGTCGACCACGGCGATCACCGACGGCAACGGCGAGGCAAGCATCACGGCGAGCGCCAACCAATGGGCTGGCCGCTATCCGGTCACTGCCCGCCTGGCGACCGACGCGGCCGCGCAGTTCGACCTGACCAATACCGGCACCTTGAGCGGGCCGCGGGTGGTGATCAGCCAGATCTATCCCGGCAGCGTCTCCGGCAGCGGCAGCTACTTCCGCAACTTCGTGGAGCTGTTCAATGCCGGGGACCAGCCGGCATCGCTCTACGGGTGGTCGCTGCAGATCGGAGGCGCCGTGACGGCCCTGCCGGGCATGGCGCTGCAGCCCGGCCAGCGCTTCCTGATCGCGCTGGACGGCTACGGCGGCACCTTGCCGCCGGCCGACGCGAACGGTAGCGGCAATGCCGGAGCACCCTGGCTTGCGCTGGTGGCGGGTACGCAGCCGCTGACCGGCAGCTGCCCGGCCGGCGATGCGTCGATCATCGATTTCGTCGGCCATGGCACCGGCACCTGCGCCTGGGGCACGGTCGCGCCGGCCCCGTCCGGGTCGCGGGCATTGATACGCAACCAGAACGGCTGCGCCCATTCGGCCGACAACGCTGCGGATTTCAGCATCGCCGATCCGGTGCCGCGCAACAGCGCCAGCCCGTTCGAGCCGTGCGGCGGCAGCGCACCGGCAGCGCTCGCGGTGACCGTCCTCGACGGTGCCGGCCAGACCGCGGGATTGAACAAGCGTTTCACCCGTCCGCTGAAGGTCCGCGTCACGACCACCGGTGGTGTTGCGGCGCCGGGCCGCACCGTGAACTTCCTGGTGCAGGCCGAGGGTGCAACGGCAGCCTTGTCGTCCGTGGCGGTCGAGACTGACGGCAACGGCGAGGCCAGCGTGATCGCCACCGCCAATGCCGTCACCGGCCCCTACGCGGTGCGCGCCGTCGTCGGTACGGCACGCGCCGACATCGGCTTGAGCAATATCGGCGAACTGGATGCTCTCTCGACACCCGGCCAGCAGGCGTACGTCAATGCGCCGTTCCGCGAACTGCGCGTGCGTGTGATCAAGGAGCCGAGGCCCAACGGCAACGCCGAGGGACTCCCGAACGTCCCGGTGCAGTTCACCGCACCAGCCAGCGGAGCGTCGGCCCTGCTCTCGGCGACGACCGTCGTCACCGATGCCAACGGCGAGGCGCGGGTCGGTGCGGTCGCCAATGGCTTGGCCGGCAGTTACGCGGTCACCGCCCGCATCGCGGGAACCGCTGCGCCGGTGAATCTTGCATTGACGAACCTGACGCCCGATGGCTTCGCGCAACCGTGGGACGGCTGGTCGGTCGACGGCCTGAACCTGCCGCGCAACCGCAATGTCTGGGTCCGTGCGCGCGGCTTCACCGCGGACGGCTCGATCCATGAATCGGTGAAGCTGTTCTACCCGACCGGCGGCCATACCGCGACGCCGGTAGCCGGCGCGCACGGACGCATCGAGCCGGCGATCGCACAAGGCGGGGCCGCCGGCACGGTGCTCAGCTTCACGATCGTGCCGGACGCCGGCCATGGGATCTCCAGCGTCACCGGCTGCGGCGGTTCGCTCAACGGGTCGACCTACCTGACGGCGCCGCTGGCGGCCGATTGCGAGGTGGTGGCGAGCTTCAGCGGCGGCGTGGCGACGCATACGGTGATCGCGAGCGCCGGCGCGGGCGGAACGATCGCGCCGGCCGGCGCACAGACCGTGAACGAAGGCGAGACGATGAGCTTCCTGCTGATCCCGGGCGCCGGCCAGCAAGTGGCCACGGTTGCCGGAACCTGCGGTGGCGTCCTGACCGATGAGGTGTTCACGACCGCACCGGTGACGGGTGATTGCACGGTACAGGCGACGTTCCGGCCGGCCTCGACCGGCGACCGGATCTTCGTGGACGGCTTCGACGGTCCTTCGCCGTAGCGGATGGTGCACTGCCGGCCGGTGCCGGCCGGCAGTGCACGGCAAGTGCCCCTCCGTGCCAGAAGAGCGGCGCCTTTACCGACAGGCACGGTGTGACGGGAATGACGGGCATGGGGCCTGAGGGTCTCCGGCGCCAGCCGGGACGGTCCGGTTCTCACCGGCCCCCGCGCCAGACGCCTGCCGGGTCGGCTCACCACGGACCCGGGCATTCAGGCGGGGGCGCACCACTACAATAGCCGGATGACCCGGCGCAGCTACCGATTCGGCGACAACATCCTCGATGTGGACGCACGTCGGCTGCTGTCCGCCGGCCGGCCCGTGCAGGTCCCGGCCAAGGTGTTCGACTGCCTGGTCTACCTCGTGCAGCACAGGGGCCGGGCGATCGGCCATGACGAACTCGTCGCGGCCGTCTGGGGCAAGACCGAGATCAGCGAGTCGCTGTTGCGCCAGACCATTCGCCGGGTGCGGAGCGTGCTCGACGAGGATGGCAGCCAGCAGAGCGTGCTTCGGACCGTTCCCGGCTTCGGCTACCAGTTCGCGGCCGAGGTCGCGGTCGAGGACCGGCAGGACGG
Protein-coding regions in this window:
- a CDS encoding Ig-like domain-containing protein, which encodes MLRSTLRHWMRVASLALMLGQAAPVAAQTAYDGFNPPAMNGFPTALAVRADGKILISGHFSLGNSGIARLFPDGSHDPTFVAGGFSSDTLLGMTVRANGDVLLVGESTAGNGGGAVALVTHDGSTVFHRFAIANGAVHSAVEQAAGKILIAGAFTEVMGQARPRIARLNADGSLDAAYVPPAGANGTITRLVSQPDGKVLAIGDFTTFGGRPRVRIARLNADGSLDAGFDLPTGANGSINSLAVQPDGKILIGGAFTAAGHAARNYVARMNADGSLDAGFPSGAGPNGPVNDIVFQTDGRILIVGHFLAVDGRPRTRVARLHHDGALDERYPPNDTLATGTLRAAAGVNAPVTAAALQRDGKVVVIGPFTEADGKPRSGVARLNTDGSLDANLEIGPYAPILGWQNGGTASVFNATTIQPDGKFLIGGQFDQSHGVPRKGIVRFNADGSLDLGFDPGAGASFPFGNGDAFSVASIVLQSDEKILVGGTFTSFDDVPSPGLVRLHRDGSRDATFSLPALYPSDNSIPAVSHIAVQPDHAVLVAGYIQTQEGGGYRKILRFLPDGSLDPSFRPYDFAATNPWTNYVIGLQVQNDGRILLNIVAGDTQAIHLRYMIRLYPDGSLDPSFHLNLDLTANGQNGGIDDVVVQPDGKILIFGGFKVIRGQPRTAITRLNAEDGSLDPSFVANVDPSTSPRIASVALQPDGSMLITSDLNYLIDGARTGKVARLLSDGRLDRRFDFTPPVGPYSAGFASRLAVDASGKTLMAGQFNWQYPGTQCCDSVARISPPEPARQALVLDTAQTHAEWLRASNGPEFNRTTFEWSVDGQTWALAGAGRLIPAGVGSVAAPWVLAVQAFDVQAGQVDTARQPGPYLASPMGQVARLMHIASLAGARTDAAPGRTADAAGAAAGDTEHATGGGRGGALKITATGGTPQNTVVGLPLVNGLGVRVTDVDNLPVADVPVTFSAPASGAGAVLSSTTVTTNVSGNAVVDAVANGIAGGYVVTASIASSSNGDATFRLANLVSSDLTVTAIGATTQSTPVGHAFADPIAIRLAYANGAPAAGVTMIFATDNSPSQAMATLTSTDGECWNDPVLYVGTRCEITTDANGEAQVRATANGHVGTYTYYAYIETPAFVYADFQLTNTEATGEPKVVISQLYRSSTATAPYSNDFIELFNAGDAPADLTGWSVQYATGSSTAWTPIDLTDVLLQPGHYYLIQGAVGSAGTPALPAPDATTDLRLNNLTGRVALVRTGTLLDGAGCPTNTGDLVDFLRYSAASVDACGWGTGAPTPTSALALKRLGEGCSASHDNSRDFSRQTPTPRTTASPAHACVQLNIEAIGGTPQSTDPNTAFAVPLTVRVTDEGGAPADNVTVSFAAPGSGASAALSAATATTNAAGEASITATANAITGHYQVTATIDGASVGFELTNALSNVTATAIGGTPQSARVNQPFAAPLTVRLTAQNGQPVVNVAVTFAAPGGAAASAALSATTVTTDSNGEARVDATANGRAGRYTVSATIADARADFVLTNTNTVVISQFQAGDDGFVELFNAGIQPQDLSGWSVQTAAAPSSSVWSLTPLTGVVLQPGQYYLIQAGQGAGWPALPAPDVTGAALGLSTFWGRAALVDTTGPLTGTCPADARIVDFVGYGSGMTCFWGSPAPAHSDVSSELRRDHGCATTGDNGADFEVVFQPVRRSTASPVYRCDQIDLAISAIGGTPQSAPVQHGFATPLAVRVVNGTGQPVSGVEVAFAAPAAGAAAILSSTTAITDGNGEASITASANQWAGRYPVTARLATDAAAQFDLTNTGTLSGPRVVISQIYPGSVSGSGSYFRNFVELFNAGDQPASLYGWSLQIGGAVTALPGMALQPGQRFLIALDGYGGTLPPADANGSGNAGAPWLALVAGTQPLTGSCPAGDASIIDFVGHGTGTCAWGTVAPAPSGSRALIRNQNGCAHSADNAADFSIADPVPRNSASPFEPCGGSAPAALAVTVLDGAGQTAGLNKRFTRPLKVRVTTTGGVAAPGRTVNFLVQAEGATAALSSVAVETDGNGEASVIATANAVTGPYAVRAVVGTARADIGLSNIGELDALSTPGQQAYVNAPFRELRVRVIKEPRPNGNAEGLPNVPVQFTAPASGASALLSATTVVTDANGEARVGAVANGLAGSYAVTARIAGTAAPVNLALTNLTPDGFAQPWDGWSVDGLNLPRNRNVWVRARGFTADGSIHESVKLFYPTGGHTATPVAGAHGRIEPAIAQGGAAGTVLSFTIVPDAGHGISSVTGCGGSLNGSTYLTAPLAADCEVVASFSGGVATHTVIASAGAGGTIAPAGAQTVNEGETMSFLLIPGAGQQVATVAGTCGGVLTDEVFTTAPVTGDCTVQATFRPASTGDRIFVDGFDGPSP